A part of Paenibacillus donghaensis genomic DNA contains:
- a CDS encoding S9 family peptidase, producing MSTRPILPEDLYQFHWISSPSVHRDGAVACVHTSIDKDKNDYLTQLHIIAPDGRGESRLTLGDQDSAPAWSPNGSQLAFVRIAEGRKQLWTVPAGGGEETQRTAIKRGVGGFVWSPDGKYIAFTSRISLDAGREDMSIEEYIEQSGRVGRSFERTTPKAEGSGWWDGMFSHLYVVELDTNTVSLVTSGAWDATGPEWSPDSTAISFISKQVEEEEADADLLQYADVYTVSRTGGQPVKITDSSLAVSQLAYSLDGNQLYLIASDRTYGSGSHNRLYTVAASGGSPGLLVPGLDMQLGNFALNGMKSAVPSRSPQVVAADGREWIYVLGTMQGSVHVYRFSPDGTYEPVTSGKGRDIYQYTLSADGHDLVFAALEASGPGELYRLNVQTGEEHRITGYNDEILAELQVNLPEEFIYTSSDGLRLQGWIIKPAGLTADKQIPLILHIHGGPHAMITGAYSHEMQTLAAQGYAVLLLNPRGSFGYGQDFAKACRGDFGGGDCQDLLDGVDEALKRYDYTDAARLGIAGGSYGGLMTNWIIAHSGKFRAAVSQRCISNWLSFYGLSDIGISYTEGIVGGNPAENPGLLWSKSPLAHAHRVETPLLLMHGENDFRCPVGQAEEFYTALKRLGKTAKLIRYPGSNHSLLKLGKPSLRVDSFEQVNAWFHDYLRKGEEEQ from the coding sequence ATGAGTACACGGCCTATCCTGCCTGAGGATTTATACCAATTTCATTGGATCAGCAGTCCCTCCGTCCATCGGGATGGAGCGGTAGCCTGCGTGCATACGTCTATAGACAAAGACAAGAATGACTATCTTACGCAGCTTCATATCATTGCGCCGGATGGCCGTGGGGAATCACGCCTGACCTTAGGAGATCAAGATTCTGCTCCGGCTTGGTCGCCTAACGGTTCTCAGCTGGCTTTTGTGAGGATTGCGGAAGGAAGGAAGCAGCTCTGGACGGTCCCGGCCGGGGGCGGAGAGGAAACGCAGCGTACCGCTATCAAGCGGGGGGTGGGCGGTTTTGTCTGGTCGCCGGACGGGAAGTATATCGCTTTTACGAGCCGTATCAGTCTGGATGCCGGAAGGGAAGACATGTCCATTGAGGAATACATTGAGCAGTCCGGCCGGGTGGGGCGCAGCTTCGAGCGGACTACGCCCAAAGCGGAAGGCTCAGGCTGGTGGGACGGAATGTTCAGCCACTTGTATGTTGTAGAGCTGGATACGAATACCGTGTCTCTAGTGACCTCAGGGGCCTGGGATGCAACCGGCCCGGAGTGGTCGCCGGACAGCACGGCGATTTCCTTCATCTCGAAGCAGGTGGAAGAGGAAGAGGCGGATGCAGATCTGCTTCAATACGCCGATGTATACACGGTTAGCCGCACCGGCGGACAGCCCGTCAAGATAACGGACTCCAGCCTGGCTGTTAGCCAGCTTGCTTATTCATTGGACGGCAACCAGCTGTACCTGATTGCCAGTGACCGGACTTACGGCAGCGGCAGCCACAACCGGCTCTATACTGTGGCGGCATCGGGCGGCAGCCCCGGGCTGCTAGTGCCGGGGCTGGATATGCAGCTGGGCAATTTTGCGCTGAATGGTATGAAATCGGCGGTGCCTTCCCGCAGTCCGCAGGTCGTTGCAGCTGACGGCCGGGAATGGATTTATGTCCTGGGAACGATGCAGGGCTCTGTCCATGTCTACCGCTTCTCGCCGGACGGCACCTATGAGCCAGTGACATCAGGCAAGGGTAGAGATATCTATCAATATACACTGTCTGCAGATGGGCATGATCTGGTATTTGCCGCGCTTGAGGCTTCGGGGCCGGGAGAGTTATATCGTCTGAATGTGCAGACCGGAGAAGAACATCGGATCACCGGGTATAACGATGAAATACTTGCGGAGCTTCAAGTAAATCTCCCGGAAGAATTCATCTACACCTCGTCGGACGGACTCCGCCTGCAAGGCTGGATCATCAAGCCTGCCGGGCTTACAGCGGATAAACAGATTCCGCTGATCCTTCACATTCACGGCGGGCCGCATGCAATGATCACCGGTGCTTACAGCCACGAGATGCAGACGCTGGCGGCGCAAGGGTATGCGGTTCTGCTGCTGAACCCGCGCGGCAGCTTCGGGTATGGGCAGGATTTCGCCAAGGCCTGCCGGGGAGACTTCGGCGGTGGAGATTGCCAGGATCTGCTGGACGGTGTGGATGAGGCGCTGAAACGTTACGATTATACCGATGCTGCGCGGCTGGGGATTGCCGGCGGAAGCTATGGCGGACTCATGACCAACTGGATCATTGCCCACTCGGGCAAATTCCGTGCGGCCGTATCGCAGCGCTGTATTTCCAACTGGCTGTCCTTCTACGGACTGAGCGATATCGGCATTTCTTATACAGAAGGGATCGTAGGCGGCAATCCGGCGGAGAATCCCGGCCTGCTCTGGTCTAAGTCCCCGCTCGCCCATGCGCACCGCGTCGAAACGCCGCTCCTCCTTATGCATGGAGAGAACGATTTTCGCTGCCCGGTCGGTCAGGCTGAGGAATTCTACACCGCACTGAAGCGGCTCGGCAAGACCGCCAAGTTGATCCGTTACCCGGGTTCGAACCATTCCCTGCTTAAGCTTGGCAAACCGTCCCTGCGCGTGGACAGCTTTGAACAGGTGAATGCCTGGTTTCACGACTATTTACGTAAGGGAGAGGAAGAGCAATGA
- a CDS encoding glycoside hydrolase family 78 protein → MTISVTGCRTEYLDNPLGLDELHPRLFWRLESEGAAAAQTAYQILVTATREGLDQDEGDMWDSGKTDSSESTHISYEGKALQAESTYYWKVRVWDEQHKISAWSEPALWSMGILARTGWKAKWIGRKAEADLNRQPAPFFRKDFILRSEVKRAVVYATALGLYNLRMNGQKVGDLFTPGWTDYDKRVQVQTYDVTDRVTQGDNALGVILGDGWYAGTVGFISDKIYGERPFLFLQMSVEYKDGTKERIITDDSWKTTRGPIEYSDMILGESYDATRELPGWDRAGYDDSGWELPDIRPGYNGLLVASMEPPIRITKTIQPLSVRKTESGTYIYDMGQNMVGWSEVKVKGERGTRITLSHAEMLNSDGSMYLDNLRVAVQQEHYILKGAGEERYEPHFTFHGFRYVELAGYPGEPDLDTITGKVIHSDTPVSGSLETSDPMVNQLYSNITWGQRGNFLSVPTDCPQRDERLGWTGDAQIFARTASYNMDVSRFFNKFMWDMIDAQQPSGAFTDVAPDAGWMRYKMWSTRLDWFAPDNAGWGDAGVVIPWTLYLMYGDVRVLETHYDAMVRWVEYLESMSDDWVRPDYANYGDWLSIGADTPNDVLATAYFAYSTKLLSFISKVLGKPEDQERFETLFAGIAGAFRDAFVAADGRIQGNTQTVYVLALQFGLLTPDQQTMAARHLVQDIEGRGNRLSTGFLGVGYLLPALTDHGQLDVAYSLLTQEEFPSWMYSIKHGATTIWERWDGWTEENGFQTPDMNSFNHYSLGSVGEWMFRYMAGLETDPQQPGFKHSIIRPQPGGKITSVKAGYESLYGSLKVEWQLAEDGEFRLTVHIPGNTTATVYLPGSEAKVETDAHALAQSIPAPEAELHEAAAFRVGSGTYSFTSRIKKS, encoded by the coding sequence ATGACAATTTCGGTTACAGGCTGCAGGACTGAATATTTGGACAATCCGCTGGGACTCGACGAGCTGCATCCACGCCTGTTCTGGAGGCTGGAATCAGAAGGGGCGGCTGCAGCACAGACTGCGTATCAGATTCTGGTGACTGCCACCCGGGAGGGGCTGGATCAGGATGAAGGCGATATGTGGGACAGCGGCAAGACGGACAGCAGTGAGTCCACCCATATCAGCTATGAAGGTAAGGCGCTTCAGGCCGAAAGCACCTATTATTGGAAGGTCCGTGTGTGGGATGAACAGCATAAGATATCGGCCTGGAGCGAACCGGCGCTGTGGAGTATGGGCATCCTGGCCCGTACCGGCTGGAAGGCCAAATGGATTGGCCGCAAAGCCGAAGCGGATCTGAACAGGCAGCCTGCGCCCTTTTTCCGCAAGGACTTTATATTGAGGTCTGAAGTGAAGCGGGCAGTGGTCTATGCCACGGCGCTTGGGCTGTACAATCTGAGAATGAATGGCCAAAAGGTAGGTGACCTGTTCACCCCGGGCTGGACGGATTACGATAAACGGGTTCAGGTTCAGACCTACGATGTTACGGACCGAGTGACGCAGGGGGATAACGCTTTGGGCGTTATTCTGGGCGATGGCTGGTATGCAGGAACGGTTGGCTTTATTTCAGACAAGATATACGGCGAGCGCCCCTTTCTCTTTCTGCAAATGTCTGTAGAGTACAAGGACGGCACGAAAGAGCGGATCATCACGGATGACAGCTGGAAAACAACAAGAGGCCCTATAGAGTATTCTGACATGATCCTGGGCGAGAGTTATGATGCGACCCGGGAACTGCCGGGCTGGGACCGGGCAGGTTATGATGATTCCGGCTGGGAGCTGCCGGACATCCGGCCGGGATATAACGGACTGCTGGTAGCGTCCATGGAACCGCCAATCCGGATTACGAAGACGATTCAACCGTTAAGTGTGCGGAAGACCGAATCCGGAACCTATATCTATGATATGGGCCAGAATATGGTTGGCTGGTCGGAAGTGAAGGTCAAGGGTGAACGCGGGACGCGAATTACACTCAGCCACGCAGAGATGCTGAATTCCGATGGCAGCATGTATCTCGACAATTTGCGGGTGGCGGTGCAGCAGGAGCATTACATTCTGAAGGGCGCAGGCGAGGAGCGGTACGAGCCGCATTTCACCTTTCACGGTTTCCGTTATGTCGAGCTGGCCGGATATCCGGGAGAACCTGATCTGGATACGATTACCGGCAAGGTGATTCATTCGGACACCCCGGTATCGGGCAGTCTCGAAACCTCTGATCCGATGGTTAATCAGCTGTATTCCAATATTACATGGGGACAGCGCGGCAACTTTTTATCCGTGCCGACGGACTGTCCGCAGCGGGATGAACGGCTCGGCTGGACGGGGGATGCACAGATTTTTGCCCGCACGGCTTCTTACAATATGGATGTGTCCCGCTTCTTCAATAAATTCATGTGGGATATGATTGATGCCCAGCAGCCTTCCGGCGCATTCACGGACGTGGCACCGGATGCCGGCTGGATGCGCTACAAGATGTGGAGTACGCGGCTGGACTGGTTCGCTCCCGATAACGCGGGCTGGGGGGATGCCGGTGTCGTGATTCCCTGGACGTTATACCTAATGTACGGGGACGTGCGCGTTCTGGAAACTCATTATGATGCCATGGTTCGCTGGGTAGAGTATCTGGAGTCGATGTCGGATGATTGGGTACGGCCGGATTATGCCAACTATGGAGATTGGCTGTCTATCGGTGCGGATACACCTAATGATGTGCTGGCTACCGCCTATTTTGCCTACAGCACGAAGCTGCTGTCCTTTATTTCCAAGGTGCTGGGCAAACCTGAAGATCAGGAGCGTTTTGAGACCTTGTTCGCCGGAATCGCCGGTGCTTTCCGGGATGCTTTTGTGGCGGCGGACGGCCGTATTCAAGGGAATACACAAACCGTGTATGTACTTGCGCTGCAATTTGGCCTTTTGACACCGGATCAGCAGACAATGGCTGCCCGGCATCTGGTTCAGGATATTGAAGGCCGGGGAAACCGGTTGTCTACAGGTTTTCTCGGCGTAGGTTATCTATTGCCTGCACTGACTGACCATGGACAATTGGATGTGGCCTATTCGCTGTTAACCCAGGAAGAATTCCCCTCCTGGATGTACTCGATCAAACATGGAGCGACAACGATTTGGGAACGCTGGGATGGCTGGACCGAGGAGAACGGGTTTCAGACGCCGGATATGAATTCCTTCAATCACTATTCCCTTGGCTCTGTGGGAGAGTGGATGTTCCGCTATATGGCGGGTCTGGAGACTGATCCGCAGCAGCCCGGGTTCAAGCATTCCATCATCCGTCCGCAGCCGGGCGGGAAGATCACCTCGGTTAAAGCAGGCTACGAAAGCTTGTACGGCAGTCTTAAGGTGGAGTGGCAGCTGGCAGAAGACGGAGAATTCCGGCTTACCGTACACATTCCGGGGAACACAACGGCTACCGTATACCTTCCGGGCAGCGAGGCCAAGGTAGAGACAGATGCCCATGCGCTGGCTCAATCTATTCCTGCACCAGAAGCTGAATTGCATGAGGCAGCGGCCTTCCGCGTCGGCTCGGGAACCTATAGCTTCACCTCCCGGATTAAGAAAAGTTGA
- a CDS encoding LacI family DNA-binding transcriptional regulator has protein sequence MRMEDIAKIANVSKAAVSLALNGKPGIGPETRDRILRIAKDSGYAARIKPAAPAKQAKTLLFLAFTNSGIVLEDFYQQPFFRELIQHTEERARSKGYSMLFSSVDMEFFERDIELVADENSGNGVILLGTNLTREQVATIAAKMPSIVVLDTLYETLPIHFVEINNIMGAHQAAVHLHDIGHREIGYVASSVRIHNFDSRKRGFKRALKELNLDLPDSRVFTVSPTVLSVQESFKEQLSAYKQASGGFPTALFCENDYIAISVMKTLAELGLNVPEDVSVIGFDNIRESIVVSPELTTIHVEKELLAITAVDLLVDSMSGDSRTSVKTVVDTLFTERLSCAAPAAVTPA, from the coding sequence ATGAGGATGGAAGATATTGCGAAGATAGCTAATGTATCCAAAGCAGCAGTCTCCTTGGCCTTAAACGGCAAACCGGGAATCGGGCCTGAGACACGCGACCGGATTCTGCGTATCGCCAAGGATTCGGGCTATGCCGCCCGGATTAAACCTGCGGCTCCAGCCAAACAAGCAAAAACGCTGCTTTTTCTGGCCTTCACCAATTCGGGGATTGTACTGGAGGACTTCTACCAGCAGCCATTTTTCCGTGAATTGATCCAGCATACGGAGGAGCGCGCCCGCTCCAAGGGTTATTCCATGCTCTTCTCCTCTGTAGATATGGAATTCTTCGAGCGTGATATCGAGTTGGTCGCCGATGAGAATTCCGGCAACGGTGTAATCCTGCTCGGCACCAATCTCACCCGGGAGCAAGTTGCCACTATCGCGGCGAAAATGCCCAGCATCGTGGTGCTGGATACCCTGTATGAGACGCTTCCGATTCATTTTGTTGAGATTAATAACATAATGGGCGCTCATCAGGCAGCTGTTCACTTGCATGATATCGGCCATCGCGAAATTGGCTACGTTGCCTCCTCCGTGCGGATTCACAACTTCGACTCACGTAAGCGTGGCTTCAAACGCGCCTTGAAGGAATTAAATCTGGATCTGCCGGACTCTCGCGTGTTTACAGTTTCCCCTACCGTCCTTTCGGTACAGGAATCCTTCAAGGAGCAGCTGTCGGCGTACAAGCAGGCTTCAGGCGGATTCCCGACTGCACTATTCTGTGAGAACGATTATATTGCCATCAGTGTAATGAAGACGCTGGCAGAGCTTGGACTGAATGTTCCTGAGGATGTCTCCGTGATCGGCTTCGATAACATCCGCGAATCCATCGTTGTCTCGCCCGAGCTGACCACCATTCATGTGGAGAAGGAGCTGTTGGCCATTACCGCGGTAGATTTACTCGTAGACTCCATGAGCGGTGACAGCCGCACCAGTGTGAAGACGGTGGTGGACACCCTCTTCACGGAACGTTTGTCCTGTGCAGCACCCGCGGCTGTGACCCCAGCCTAA
- a CDS encoding ABC transporter substrate-binding protein encodes MKKIKMVSMLLAVSLALLGLAGCGGNNSQNSKAASGNTANSDTSATETKAKDPVTLSFVIPNTVDTAPFAQLFGEFEQQTGNTVELQALPGGEFDNMMKTRFSTGDFPDLFLMQPGTKQYVKLRADEMLYEWSGDADVWSRIIPSMKEAQTLDGKIYGVPYGATGMYGVFYNKDVFAKAGVEPPKNYADLITIAKKIKATGVTPFYEGVKDGWPAQIFYLTGWVSNVDPAIGDEGVAKLQTNELKMNAIPELKNLFVKHKELIDLGLYQDNVLAGTFDEMQTMLGEGKAAMVFNLDGIVPQLEKKFGKAFVNDKLGFFPFPSDADQGVAVVTPPNQLMIPTQAKHADAAVELVKFMLTQEMTDLYYAAAPGIPIFEKAKVELVPVQQTVKDLMEAGKSQINIQNRLTPVFADFQKLLQIFFIDGDVDKAYNDFAANYEKDGKSKLLEGFK; translated from the coding sequence ATGAAAAAAATAAAAATGGTATCAATGTTGCTCGCAGTATCTTTGGCATTACTTGGTTTGGCAGGTTGCGGAGGGAATAACAGCCAGAATAGTAAAGCCGCAAGCGGCAATACAGCCAATTCAGACACAAGCGCCACAGAGACCAAAGCCAAGGACCCGGTTACGCTTAGCTTCGTGATACCCAATACGGTAGATACAGCACCCTTTGCCCAGTTGTTCGGGGAATTCGAACAGCAGACAGGCAATACAGTCGAGCTACAAGCGCTTCCGGGCGGGGAATTCGACAACATGATGAAGACGCGTTTCTCTACCGGTGATTTCCCGGATTTGTTCCTGATGCAGCCGGGTACGAAGCAATACGTCAAGCTGCGCGCGGATGAAATGCTGTATGAGTGGTCCGGCGATGCCGATGTGTGGTCCCGAATCATTCCTTCCATGAAGGAAGCCCAGACCCTGGACGGTAAAATCTATGGTGTTCCTTATGGAGCTACCGGTATGTATGGAGTGTTCTATAACAAGGATGTTTTTGCAAAAGCTGGCGTAGAGCCGCCCAAGAATTATGCCGACCTCATTACGATTGCCAAAAAAATCAAAGCAACGGGTGTTACCCCCTTCTATGAAGGTGTTAAGGACGGCTGGCCTGCTCAAATCTTCTATCTGACCGGTTGGGTATCGAATGTGGACCCTGCCATCGGAGATGAAGGCGTGGCTAAGCTGCAGACGAATGAACTGAAGATGAATGCGATCCCAGAGCTGAAGAATCTGTTTGTTAAACATAAGGAGCTTATTGATTTAGGCTTGTATCAGGATAACGTACTGGCAGGTACCTTTGATGAGATGCAGACAATGCTTGGCGAAGGCAAAGCCGCAATGGTTTTCAATCTGGACGGCATTGTCCCGCAGCTGGAGAAGAAGTTCGGCAAAGCGTTCGTTAACGATAAGTTAGGCTTCTTTCCGTTCCCTTCAGACGCTGATCAGGGAGTGGCAGTAGTTACGCCACCGAATCAGCTGATGATTCCTACACAAGCCAAACATGCGGATGCTGCAGTCGAGTTGGTGAAGTTCATGCTTACACAAGAGATGACTGATCTGTATTATGCTGCCGCTCCGGGAATTCCAATCTTTGAGAAGGCCAAGGTGGAGCTGGTCCCGGTACAACAGACCGTCAAAGACTTGATGGAAGCCGGTAAATCCCAAATCAACATCCAGAACCGCCTCACTCCGGTCTTTGCAGATTTCCAGAAGCTGCTGCAAATCTTCTTTATCGACGGTGATGTGGATAAGGCATACAACGATTTCGCAGCCAACTATGAGAAGGACGGCAAATCTAAGCTTCTCGAAGGCTTCAAGTAA
- a CDS encoding sensor histidine kinase has protein sequence MQLWNHFRYRISGIRTTLLLSYLVIIFSCIAMVGAASYYISYKSMLEKVETASFQIVRQIENNMDNDMHNKRNLLLSPYYNQQYIDDINAYASMNSESRFVIGQSFEDLYLKTFNTTPITDFVRFRIYYSTGEMLSSSNNSVPVEPAEVRNERWFRDTVHKDGMVNFINVPDSGVVSEERTIAYSTAILIRDFANPDQFIVVRADYSDSLFRNISRHADLTGNSKFLVLDENNIPVYVTKGYTEQLMQDILSRIEGKQGKFWFNHEASPYFISYTRSEYSGWKTVLLMPKEEIISPLHSIKTAVMYTGVFAFMITFLLSILLGRMITKPILDLHKSVNRIKRGDFSAGLDVSRRDEIGRIAVNFNAMRNELQMLIENKYIYQIKLQEAELAMLYSQINPHFLYNTLDSIKAMADYYAVEVISEMAQSLADMFRYNIKNSDEVVSLREELEQIEAYIRIQSFRFEGKFHYSVDVEEELYDYPMLKMTLQPLVENAVFHGIEPMRGKGMIRITARKYADGVHLSVSDNGVGVIEERLAKIRADLVRPVVQEQNLSLSSGAGIGIRNVYTRYAIRYSNRVEFRIDSGEGAGTLITLILREEAAGKSK, from the coding sequence ATGCAGTTATGGAATCATTTCCGCTACCGGATTTCGGGCATCCGCACAACGCTGCTCTTAAGCTATTTGGTTATTATTTTTAGTTGTATTGCCATGGTGGGAGCAGCCTCCTACTATATTTCCTACAAATCGATGCTGGAGAAAGTAGAGACGGCCAGCTTCCAGATCGTGCGCCAGATTGAGAATAATATGGACAACGATATGCACAATAAACGCAATCTGCTGCTGTCTCCCTATTATAATCAGCAATATATAGATGATATCAACGCCTATGCCTCTATGAACAGCGAGAGCAGATTTGTGATCGGACAGAGCTTCGAGGACTTGTATCTAAAAACATTCAACACGACTCCAATCACGGACTTCGTCCGTTTTCGGATCTATTACAGCACAGGGGAAATGCTGAGTTCTTCCAATAACAGCGTTCCCGTGGAACCGGCTGAAGTGAGAAATGAACGATGGTTCAGGGATACGGTGCACAAGGACGGAATGGTGAACTTCATTAACGTTCCAGACTCGGGAGTTGTCTCCGAAGAGCGGACCATTGCCTACTCGACAGCGATCCTGATTCGCGATTTCGCCAACCCCGATCAATTCATTGTGGTTCGTGCCGATTACAGCGACAGCTTATTCCGCAACATTTCCCGGCATGCCGACCTTACAGGGAACAGTAAATTTCTTGTGCTGGATGAGAACAATATCCCGGTTTATGTTACGAAAGGTTATACAGAACAGCTGATGCAGGATATTCTGTCCCGTATAGAGGGCAAGCAAGGGAAGTTCTGGTTTAATCACGAGGCCAGCCCTTACTTTATCTCCTATACACGTTCAGAGTATTCGGGCTGGAAAACTGTGCTTCTGATGCCGAAGGAAGAAATTATCAGCCCGCTGCACTCGATAAAAACGGCGGTTATGTATACAGGCGTGTTCGCCTTCATGATCACCTTTCTGCTCTCTATTCTGCTGGGTCGAATGATCACGAAGCCGATTCTTGATTTACATAAAAGCGTCAACCGGATCAAACGCGGCGATTTCTCAGCGGGGCTTGATGTGAGCCGCAGAGATGAAATCGGCCGGATCGCAGTGAATTTCAATGCGATGCGCAATGAATTGCAAATGCTGATTGAGAACAAATATATATACCAGATCAAGCTGCAGGAGGCAGAGCTGGCGATGCTCTATTCGCAAATCAATCCGCATTTCCTCTACAATACCCTCGACAGTATTAAGGCTATGGCAGACTATTATGCTGTGGAAGTGATTAGCGAGATGGCACAGTCACTGGCAGATATGTTCCGTTATAACATCAAGAACAGTGATGAAGTAGTGTCCTTGCGTGAGGAATTAGAGCAGATTGAGGCTTATATCAGAATTCAAAGCTTCCGGTTTGAGGGGAAGTTTCACTATAGTGTGGACGTGGAAGAAGAACTGTACGATTATCCAATGTTGAAAATGACCTTGCAGCCACTCGTCGAGAACGCAGTCTTCCATGGAATTGAGCCGATGAGAGGGAAAGGCATGATTAGGATAACTGCCCGCAAATATGCGGACGGTGTACATCTGAGTGTCAGCGATAATGGGGTGGGCGTCATCGAAGAACGGCTGGCGAAGATCCGGGCAGACCTTGTGCGTCCAGTAGTGCAGGAACAAAATCTGAGCTTGTCCTCCGGTGCAGGGATTGGCATTCGTAATGTGTATACCCGCTATGCTATTCGTTACAGCAACAGAGTGGAGTTCCGGATCGATAGCGGGGAAGGGGCAGGTACGTTGATTACGCTGATTCTTCGGGAGGAAGCTGCAGGAAAGTCGAAATAA